The region TCTTTTAAATAGAAATATCGATAAAAAATTAAAAGATTGTATTGAGTACCAAATTGCTAAACCAGGAAAAATGTTAAGACCTGCCTTAATGCTTCTTTTTTATAAAGCTTATGGCGGTAAATCTATAGATAAAGTTAGTTATTTAGCGGCGGCTGTTGAAATAATGCATAACTCTTTGCTTATAACAGATGATATAATAGACGATACTAAAATTAGGAGAGGTAGATTATCTACTTGGCAAAAATTTTCTTCTAGTATTGCTCAATGTATTCCGTTTATTTATACTGCTTCTGTATACGAAGCAGTGTTAAATGTAGATAAAATATTTTACAGGGATATTATTAATTATTTTTCCAATGCCTTAAAAGAAGTTACTATAGGAGAAATGTACGATATATTTTGTTCTTTAAATAAAAAAGATGGTAGGTATCTAGAAAAAAACAAAATAAAGAATATAACAATAAAAGATTATTATAAAATTGCAAAATTAAAGACGGGATCGTTGTTTGCTTTGCCTTGTGGTATTGGTACCTTGCTTGCTAAAGCTTCTAAAAAAGAAGTGAATAACGCATTTAAATGGGGATATGATTTTGGTGTGTTGTTTCAGATTACAGATGACATTTTAGATATGCAACCCAACAAAAAAGGCGAACTAGAAGATGTTAAGGATGGCAAAGTGAACAACTTTTTAATAATAAATTGCTTACAATATTATGATAATAATATCAAAAATAAAATAATTACTACGCTTAGCGGTAGAAATATCAATAAAAATGATTTTAATTTTGTAAGGAAACTTATTCAAGATGATAAAGTTAAAAGATTAGTGGTGAATTATTTAAGTAAAGTTGTAAATAATATATCTTCATTGAGTAGTCTTTCTAATAAACATAAAAAATATATTTTAATATTAGATTCATTTCCTGCTTATATTTTAAGTAGAGTTTTCTAAGCATGAATAGATATTTGAGATTTATAAAAAATGAGTTTATT is a window of bacterium HR34 DNA encoding:
- the hepT gene encoding Heptaprenyl diphosphate synthase component 2, with translation MKNLSKEEFFNASLKDKDFKELNDFLAYTKKVVYPKIKVLLNRNIDKKLKDCIEYQIAKPGKMLRPALMLLFYKAYGGKSIDKVSYLAAAVEIMHNSLLITDDIIDDTKIRRGRLSTWQKFSSSIAQCIPFIYTASVYEAVLNVDKIFYRDIINYFSNALKEVTIGEMYDIFCSLNKKDGRYLEKNKIKNITIKDYYKIAKLKTGSLFALPCGIGTLLAKASKKEVNNAFKWGYDFGVLFQITDDILDMQPNKKGELEDVKDGKVNNFLIINCLQYYDNNIKNKIITTLSGRNINKNDFNFVRKLIQDDKVKRLVVNYLSKVVNNISSLSSLSNKHKKYILILDSFPAYILSRVF